In Conger conger chromosome 9, fConCon1.1, whole genome shotgun sequence, the genomic stretch CCGAGGCGGAGCTGCGGCGGCTGCAGGGCGAGACGGGCCTGAGCCGCAACGACATCCGCAAGTGGTTCAGCGACAGCCGGTACCAGCTCCGGCACGGCCGCGGGGCCGGCCCGCCCGCCCGCAAcggccacgccccccccccccgcccagcaGCTGCACCCGCTCCCCCTGCTCGCCCGCCAGCCGCccgccgggggcggggccaaggccgggggcggggcccgcGGGAGGGTCGCCCGGAGCAACGGGGCCGGGGGCGGTGGTGGGGACGCCGGCTTCTTCGAGAACTTCCTCTCCAGCAGCCTGCAGGCGGTGACGCAGGAGGTCAGGGCGGCGATGGACGTGGaggcggaggaagaggaggaggaggaggaggaggaggaagaagaggaggtggagggcgAGGGCGAAGAGGAGGTTTTGTCACTGGAGCACTTGGCGGCGATGGagatgaaggaggaggaggaagaggaggagagcgagGAAGAGCAACCCCTCCAGCTCATCGGGAACCGCGAAGACCCGGAGGTCAACCCGCCCACCACGGCGTCGACCACGTCGTCCtcatcatcctcttcctcccccaccCCGTCCGTCCCCAACAAGCGTGCCGTCGCCGGGGGGAACCGGCCCACCAAACCCGCCCCCTCcggcaccaccaccaccaccaccaccaccaccaccaccaccccttcctcctcctcctcctcctcgtcctcctcgccGGGGCTGACGCCGGCGGGCCGGCCGCGGAAGACGAAGGCCCAGCTGGACGTGCTGAAGCAGCACTTCCTGCGCTGCCAGTGGCCGCGCAGCGAGGACTACTCGCGGCTGGTGGAGCTGACGGCGCTGCCGCGCGCCGACGTCATCCAGTGGTTCGGCGACACGCGCTACGCGGTGAAGAACGGGCAGCTGCGCTGGGTGCGCGGCGTGCGGGACGGCTTCATGGCGGCGCTGGCCGCCCAGCGGGGCGCCGGGGCCCGCAAGCGCAGGTCCCAGGAGGGCGGGGCCGCGGGGGGGGGGCCCGCGGGCGCGGGGGACGCGGCGGTGCCGGACCCCGGGCCCCTGGAGGCGTACCGCCGGCAGACGGGGCCCCTGCAGGAGAAGGACCTGGACGGGCTTTGCCGCCGGTCGCGCATGAGCTACCAGCAGGTGCGCGATTGGTTCGCCGCGCAGGAGGGCGGGGCCTCCGATGGCGAGCTGAACGTCACTGACTgagcgggggggcggggcggggcgggcggggcgcaGAACCACGCCCCTGCTTTCGGGTCTGATCTGTGCCTGCGGCCGTCTGGGGAGCGGAGAGGGGGCTCCAGCAGGACTTCTGGaaatccgtgtgtgtgtttatgacgtgtgtgtgtgtgtgtgtgtgcgcgcacgtgtgcgtgtttgtaatgtgtgcttgtgACCCATATCAGGGCAGATGGTGAGTCGTACCgctgcccctctctgcctgcagacgtgtgtgtatttgacgcgtgtgtgtgtgtgtgtgtgtgtgtgcgtgtgtgagagagacacgtgagagtgtgagagtgtgtgtgcgtgtgtgagagtgtgagagagacgcGTCCCGCTGCCCCTCTCTGGAGCCCCCTGCTGGTGAAGAGAGGAACTGCGCTGCCCCGTACACTGGTTTAGTCTCGCGCTCGTTCGCTGGCAGTTCCTCTCTGGGTTcgtgtaaatatataaaatgtaacatttagaGTTCCAAAGTTTGGTTTGTACTGGAGCCCAGTATAAGTAGCAGAGCAATACCTTGTTGAGATTTAGAGATTATAACACTTCTTTGTCCTTTtatgaccattttatttttgttttaggtACTCTAGCGTAGCTAGTTGAGTAatgtgtgcagagagagagagagacctctcGGTTGTGTTACGTTGACTAAGACTCCGTCTCGCACAATGTATTCATTCTGCATAGCTGTGTAGATTTGTGTTGCACTTCAGTTTGGACCTCTATATTTTTAGACGCCTTGTTCATTAAATTCTTATATAAGCcagatttttaaattttattttctgttcttcagtatgtttcaaaaaaaaagaagaagtttcAGGACCTTCACACTGACGCACGAGTGTGTATCCAAAGACGCTGAAGAAATTCGCCGTTGCATTTTGTAGCGAGTTTCCGAgcagattttattgtttttttgtcctCGCGGTTTCCCACCCACGTTCGTGAAGGTCAGATTGTTCCAGAAGGTTGCAGTGCTTCCTCCCTGAGCCCGTACACAACTCAACATATCAAAACATTGGGCGAATATTACGATAATGATAAACAGTTATTGAACCTTTCAGGTATTGcagcatatatattttttgggaaaaaatgcatttgtgtgaaACGTATGTTCCCTAAGTGTCCATGGATGTCGAATGTTAGGATGTTCTGCTGGGTGGGCTGACCCGTTTGGGGCaggtccaaacccccccccccaccccttcccccgGGCTCTGGAGCGGTCCGTTTTGAGCTCcagagggcggggcggggcggggcgggtccAAACCTGCGATAACCCCCCTGCTGCATACAGATCTGCTCTCCGTTCAGAATGCGCCGTTGTGCTCGGATATCGCCGATCTGGCAACGCACCCTGATGAAGGTCTTCCGTGTTGAGCGTCAGATTTAAACGTGTTTCCCGCAGACCGCTCTGAGCCGCGGCCCTGCGGCGCTCTCCCGTCTCAAACCCGCTCCCCTCTCCGATTACGCCCTTACTGTGGTTAATGCAGGCCTTTCAACCCCAATGGTCAGaccgcaaacgcacacacgcgcgcacacacacacacacacagatacacacacacacacacgtgcacacacacacacacacacacacacacactctctctcggcTAAGTACACTGGATCTTACTGTGCAGAAATGCGAGGCAAACTGTGGTTTTCTCATCCCTGACTGGACGGAGCACTACAGCACGGGAGCCCAGGTGCTCACAGTGTTTCTGCCCCCTCTcctcagtggggggggggaggggtgaggggtgaggaggggagggtggggggcagtCTAGTTGCTCCATCTCTGTAGTTTAGAAGTGCCGTTAGTAACGACTGCTGTGACAGTATTGATACAGACCACATGCCGCTCTGTGTGTACCTTGGCGACAAACTCTGCAGGTTGAAATTGTCGCGTCCTACTGAGTTTAAatctgatttaatttatttttgtaagccTTTTCCCATGTCCCTGTACAGCACTGTAGGGGCCCTGGGGGGGGATGGGTGCGAGGGACACAgctgaactttgacccctgaccctacCGTCTCTTAAATAGCTGGAAGACGAGTCTTTAAACTCTGAATTTTTGGCGATCGCGTCTCTCCCGTGGTTCGTACGGGAGAACCCGTGTGAACGGAGGAAGGTTGTTGCTCTGTTCTCGTTTCTGTGAAGAAGCCCAGTGAATACCTTCACCCCTGACCTTTGACTTCTGAACTTTAGAGAGGAGCCATCGCAGGGTCATCTGTGTGGGATTAGAGGATGTGTCCCCCTGCTGGCTGGAGGTCAGAACGTAGGCGCTCTGCCCTGGGAGGGGACACCTTCTGTGCTTGACTGgacttttgtaccttttttctaTTAAACTTGAACAAACCacacttgtttgtttgtggggttttttttgtttttgtttacagattgtgtatttgcatgtgagttaatttgtgtgtgtgtgagagtgtgtacacTGGTGTacctgtgaggtgtgtgtgagagtgtgtgtgagagtgtgtgtgagagtgtgtgtgagagtgtgtgtgagagagtgtgtgagagagtgtgtgagagagtgtgtgagagagtgtgtgagagagtgtgtgagagagtgtgtgagagagtgtgtgagagagtgtgtgagagagtgtgtgagagagtgtgtgagagagtgtgtgagtgtgtgtgtgagtgtgtgtgtgagtgtgtgtgagagtgtgtgtgagagtgtgtgtgagagtgtgtgtgagagtgtgtgtgagagtgtgtgtgagagtgtgtgtgagagtgtgtgtgagagtgtgtgtgagagtgtgtgtgagagtgtgtgtgagagtgtgtgtgtgagtgtgtgtgtgagagagtgtgtgtgagagagtgtgtgagagagtgtgtgagagagagtgtgtgagagagagtgtgtgagagagagtgtgtgagagagagtgtgtgagagagagtgtgtgagagagagtgtgtgagagagagtgtgtgagagagagagtgtgtgagagagagtgtgtgagagagagtgtgtgagagagagtgtgtgagagagagagtgtgtgagagagagagtgtgtgagagagagagtgtgtgagagagagagtgtgtgagagagagagtgtgagagagagagtgtgtgagagagtgtgtgagagagtgtgtgtgagagagtgtgtgtgtgagagagtgtgtgtgagagtgtgtgtgagtgtgtgtgtgagagtgtgtgtgtgagagtgtgtgtgtgagagtgtgtgtgtgagagtgtgtgtgtgtgagagtgtgtgtgtgtgagagtgtgtgtgtgtgtgtgagagtgtgtgtgtgtgtgtgagagtgtgtgtgtgtgtgtgagagtgtgtgtgtgtgtgtgagagtgtgtgtgtgtgtgagagtgtgtgtgtgtgtgagagtgtgtgtgtgagagagagtgtgtgagagagtgtgtgtgagagagagagtgtgtgagagagtgtgtgtgtgagagagagtgtgtgagagagtgtgtgtgtgagagagtgtgtgtgagcgcgggTGGGTAGTTACCAGAGAACTGGGTCCAGGGCGTGGGGGACTGCAGGGCTAACGCCGATCCAAACTGGAAGAAGTTGGGGGTCGCAGGCTCTGACCTGGTGGAGAGGTCAACAGGTGTGTCCCCTCAAAGAGTGTCTCAGAGTGTacctgtgaggtgtgtgtgtgtgtgtgtgtgtgtgtgtgtgtgtgtgtgtgtgtgtgtgtgtgtgtgtgtgtgtctacactggtgtacctatgtgtgtgtgtgtgtgtgtgtgtgtgtgtgtgtacacactggtgtacctgtgtgtgtgtgtgtgtgtgtgtgtgtttgtgtgtgtgtgtgtgtgtgtgagtgtcacagtgtgtgtgtgtgtgtgtttttgtgtgtaacggtgtgtgtttacactggTGTacctgtgaggtgtgtgtgtgtgagtacactgGTGTacctgtgaggtgtgtgtgtgtgtgtgtgtgtgtgtgtgtgtgagagtacactggtgtacctgtgtgtgtgtgtgtgtgtgtgtgtgagagagagtacacTGGTGTacctgtgaggtgtgtgtgtgtgtgtgtgtgagagtacacTGGTGTacctgtgaggtgtgtgtgtgtgtgtgtgtgtgtgtgtgtgagagtacacTGGTGTacctgtgaggtgtgtgtgtgtgagtacactgGTGTacctgtgaggtgtgtgtgtgtgtacactggtgtacctgtgaggtgtgtgtgtgtgtgtgtgagagtacacTGGTGTacctgtgaggtgtgtgtgtgtgtgtgtgtgtgtgtgtgtgtgtgtgtgtgagagtacacTGGTGTacctgtgaggtgtgtgtgtgtgtgtgtgtgtgtgagagagtacaCTGGTGTacctgtgaggtgtgtgtgtgtgtgagagtacacTGGTGTacctgtgaggtgtgtgtgtgtgtgtgtgtgtgtgtgtgtgagagagtacaCTGGTGTActtgggaggtgtgtgtgtgtgtgtctacactggtgtacctgtgtgtgtgtgtgtgtgtgtgtgtgtgagagagtacaCTGGTGTAcctgggaggtgtgtgtgtgtgtgagtacactgGTGTAcctgggaggtgtgtgtgtgtgtgtgtgtgtgtgtgagtgtgtgtgtgtgtgagtgtgagtgtgagtgtgtgtgtgtgtgtgtgtgtgtgtgtgtgtgtgtgtgtgtgtgtgtgtgtgtgtgtgagagagagagagtacactGGTGTACCTGTGAAGTGGGCTCCTATGGTCAGTTGGAGTGCCTGagaaagggagacagagggacataTTATCTGCCTggtggacaaacacacacctcacaggtatacacacaggcCCTGTGTCCCATAGTCTATGTGATTACCCAGCATTCCATACTCCACAAGCCCAGGCTCATCTCCAACTGTCTTACTCCTGTAAAactaattatttgtattattttgtatacAAAATAAATCTATGTTGAATATTCTTGAATTTCTGTATTTGTCAGTGACAACAGAAGCGCACGATGTTGTGTGCTtatcttctctcactctcacacactctgtcattctgtcagtacttccactgtgtgtgtgtgagtctgtgtgagtgtgagtgtgagtgtgagtgtgagtgtgagtgtgtgtgtgtgtgtgtgcgtgtgcgcgcgggGGGTTGCCGTGGTAACGGGGTTGTGACTCACGGGGGTCGTGGAGGGAGCTGAGGCTGGAGAAGGCGGAGCTAGGAgtctgagtgacagagagaggggcggagTCAGGACACATCTACGGAGGGCACAGGGGCGTTTAGGACGGGTCGGCATCCCTgggcctggagagccgcagggtgtgctggcgtTCGTTTTTACTCAgcatttaattgattaattacaCATTAACTCACCGTGCCTGGTTTCTGGGTCTGAATGGGTTGCTGGTCTGAGGGATGGGGGggcacggggaggggggggtatgggggggtgTGAGGTGAGGGACTCACCATGGGGGGGCGTGAACGactctctctgagtctctgcaTGGGCTCCCCTGAGCCAGGGAGGCTgcaacacacacgtacacatgtaattacacacacacacacacacacacacacacacacacacacacacacacacactcacacacacacacacacacacacactcacacacacacacacacactcacacacaaatatacacatacaaacacgtaTGGACACGCGCAATTTGAACTGCGTAAATTAGAgctgagctgtgagtgtgagtgtgtgtgtgtgtgtgcgtgtgcggtgtAGTACCTGCCAGGACAAATTCGTAGGTGGGGAGTAACTGTCggcagagagaaaataaatatgaaataataaaaaaacattaatattcctcacgtgcactcacatacacacacacacacacacacacacacacacacacacacacacacagacatgtgtacacatgcgcacgcacacatacacacaatgcagctctattttaaatagttttattAAATTAGCAGAGCTTACCGGGCGGGGTGATGGCTACTGGACGCGACAGCCTGTAGGAACTTTGGATGAAATGagacacaccttatacacacacacaccttatacacacaccttatacacacacaccttatacacacacacaccttatacacacacaccttatacacacacacaccttatacacacacaccttatacacacacacaccttatacacacaccttatacacacacacaccttatacacacacacaccttatatacacacacaccttatacacacacacaccttatacacacacaccttatacacacacaccttatacacacacactgaaccacTGACActagtgcacacacaccttatacacacacacaccttatacacacacaccttatacacacacaccccttatacacacacaccccttatacacacacacacacacaccttatacacacacacactgaaccactgttatgagtgcacacacaccttatacacacacactgaaccacTGACActagtgcacacacaccttatacacacacactgaaccacTGACActagtgcacacacaccttatacacacacactgaaccacTGACActagtgcacacacaccttatacacacacactgaaccacTGACActagtgcacacacaccttatacacgCACACTGAACCACTGACACTAGTGCACACACCAGTTTCTGGTGCCAGTCATACTCACCCACTGGACTGAAACTGCCCTGGAGAAGcctgtgagagaaagaaaagagattTAGAGAGGTGAAGAGAGATGCGTGTGGCATTGCAGTCAGTTAGCAGACGCTCCTACCCAGAGAAcacctgtgtgttttggggctcAGAATGGGGTTCAGGGGGTCAGAGTGGGGTTCAGGGGGGCAGAGTGGGGCTCAGAGTGGGGTTCAGGGGTCAGAATGGGGTTCAGGGGGTCAGAGTGGGGTTCAGGGGTCAGAATGGGGTTCAGGGGGTCAGAGTAGGGTTCAGGGGTCAGAGTGGGGCTCAGAGGGTCAGAGTGGGGCTCAGAGTGGGGTTCAGGGGTCAGAATGGGGTTCAGGGGTCAGAGTGAGGCTCAGAGTGGGGTTCAGAGTGGGGTTCAGGGGTCAGAGTGGGGCTCAGAGGGTCAGAGTGGGGCTCAGAGTGGGGTTCAGGGGTCAGAATGGGGTTCAGGGGTCAGAGTGAGGCTCAGAGTGGAGTTCAGAGTGGGGTTCAGGGGTCAGAATGGGGTTCAGGGGTCAGAGTGGGGTTCAGGGGTCAGAATGGGGTTCAGAGTGGGGTTCAGGGGTCAGAGTGGGGTTCAGGGGTCAGAGTGGGGTTCAGGGGGTCAGAGTGGGGCTCAGAATGGGGTTCAGGGGGTCAGAGTGGGGTTCAGGGGGACAGAGTGGGGCTCAAAGTGGGGTTCAGGGGATCAGAGCGGGGTTCAGGGGGACAGAGTGGGGTTCAGGGGTCAGAGTGGGGTTCAGGGGAGACAGAAGTATAGAAACGGCCAATCTGACCCTTCTCTGGGAGAGTGGCTTCTTTAGTTCCACGTTCTCCTGCTTTAACTCCGATAACTCCctgtgcagggagggagggagggagggagggagggggagagaacacAGCTTAGTCAGggttattttatttgactttgatATTTAAATTCCTGTATGTAGTAACCTTCacagaaagcgagagagagggagggggagagagggagggagggagggagagagggagggagagagggagggggagggagagagggagagagggagcctgggggaagaggagggagagtttGGCCACCTGTAGCTCTGCTCCATGATCTCCTTCAGCCTCCTCTCCAGCTCCAGGGCCTTGTGTCTGAAGAAGGAGATCGTCCTGTCTTTCTGCCTGCGCTGAAACACTgctatctgcacacacacacacacacacacacaaacacacaagcacacacacagacacactataaacacacagagaagagaccctgcattacacacacaagcacgcacacacacgcacgcacacacacacacacacacacctgggaaaTGTGCTCCATTCGAGACTGCAGGAGCTTCAGCGGGTCTTTAAAGTACAGCTGCTCCTGTGGCTTCATCTTACACGGGAGAGAGACACATCattcagtgtacacacacactctcacacactctcacacactctctcacacacgcacacacgcacgcacacgcgcgcacacacacacacacactctcacacacgcacacacacacacacgtacacacgcacacacgcacgcacacacacgcgcacacacacactttcacactcacgctcacacacacactcacacgcacacacactttcacactcacactcacacacacacacaccttgtcaGAGATGGGGAGGTAGCTGCAAATGGCACCACAGATATTGCAGTGCtctgcaaaaaatataaacCACGTCaaacgcacgcatgcacaacACTTTGTACACACTGAACATGGCAAATACATACATCACTGCCAATAATTATGACAAAGATGCACTTGTAAACCAATGCAGGTCTATACCATCATAAGTGAGCAGTCTCCTGTATCTTACTGTTGGACATGTTTCCCTGCCCATTATaaagaaaaacgttttttatttttcatttggaatgtaatgtatgctTTATTCTAAATTAATGATGGTCACATTATGACATTTCCACTCATAGTCAGAAGATACCcgtttcaaatacatttttacaggtGGAAATGGCTATgagaaacagcagcagaagaaagggCAGGGGTAAAACTGTCGAGACCAAACTTCTTTAAGCAGCGTTTCCGTGAATTGTGCCAGTCCCGTGAAGAAGACCAAAGTAAGTGCTGAGACCGATGTCATCTCATGTTTCCGAACGGTGAACGTGGTGAACGCTTCAGCGCTATGTAACTGCTAGCACCGATGAAGGTGTTTTGACGGAAACATTTGCAGCCCAATTTCTTTGTCTATGCACCTTGcacttgtatttgtattgtattttgcaCTATATGTTGGACAcagaatatgtatttttatttgtttgctctGCTTTATAAACCTTTTTCTCAGGGACTTATCCTGGTTTTCAGTGTAATGCGAGTTTCCTATTTGATGCTCTAGTACACTGTGAAAGTGCAGTATTGTGCACGGtgttggggaaatattttttgtggtttttcctCCTTTTGCACCTCCTTTTTATGTCAGTGAAGTtgtattggcagcaatgatgctgaagaaatattcagagtcaatagttgctcattacaaatctttagtttaaaataaaacagattaatctggggagtctgtgtgctccgtgcaagaagcttcaagagaccagagaattccaaagtcaCAGttggaagtatcctagtctttatacattatagctaaccaatcatttgtcatataacatcacattgtctctattaacccgccttaatattttctgtcactctatgaaagctgagctgtcttaacctttcgcctctATAATGACGCAGGAAAATCgggctggtgatcactaactcaaaacatttctctgcaaagacccacattgcTTGACCTGCATCACAGACTGGATAGAGCAGTCTGTTGGGCTGTCTCGAGCCCTACCGGGATTCACACATCTTTCACATGTGATGTGACCACAGCTGGAAATGGCCAGGTTCCGCCCGTCCAACAGGAAACAGAAGTTACAGTGCAGCCAGTCCATCTCTGAGCAAGAGGAAGAGTACAAGAGGAAGATGAGTACAGGACAGGAGTGCGATAAAGATGAGGCACACGCAGCTATTCCTGACCAAACGTGGCTTAAAGTTAAAACGGTAAATAATCCCTAATGAAACGCCCCGAaatcagcaaaaaaaataacGGCTTCTGGGAagattctgggattgcaacaGTGGCTACAACCCACACCACCGTACACAGGGTACCATGTTTGATATCCACTGGTCTACGTCACATGGTAACTGAGCTAACGTTGTGCTATTTAGTCTACATTTTTTCAGGTGACCTCAGTTTCTTTCGATGACTGTTGGACCCTTTTACCGTGTCTGTTGACGTTACAGTTGGCCTAGCTGGCTATTGCAtagttgtgtgtgttcattaaGGACCACTTTAAAAAAGACCATACATAAAATTAGATTGCGAAGTTAAATTAACATTGTCAgactgtagctagctaacgctacacaacattttttaaaataccaaTAGGAGGTAAAGCTCCCTGGATTATAATAACGAGGGAGTTTTTAATCCGTTAAATAATTGAGCTCCCTAAAAAAACACTTACATTTTGTATGTCAGGACTTTCTATGAATATTTAACAAAAGCACAACAATTTAGTTCAGCGTGAACGTTACCGACCTTCATTCCAAGCTGAAGGAGGCGAAAACGAGCGGCTCGAGGTAAACTAAGACGCGAACTCTTCCCGCCAGAAACGGCAGTCAGCTACGATCTGAAAAGCTAGGTGACGTCTTTGGCTTGTTAAAGTAagttaaagtaaataaaagtaaataagtTTATTCTGACATCACTGACTGCATTCCTCCATAACGGGTATGTTGGCTACAATCCGGTTTTGGCTGGAAAAAAAGTCTAACCTACTGGTCAAAATACTGAGTTTGAAATaaatggtttgaaatgaagtTTCTTCAGAATATGCAAGCCTGTTTTGCCTCTATGCTCTCCCTTGATATATGCATTTAGCCTCTTTATGGTCAAGCTGCTTTAGCTAAATATCTTTATGTTTAGACTTCTATTTATTTGTTATATAATCTATCGTAAGGGGCAgacaaaagtttttttgtttgtttgtttgtttgtttgtttgttttttagccGAATATCCGGAAGGATGATTTGGGGGGTTCAGAACTTCACAGATCAGCGACATGCGCAGTTAGTAGGTTAGTAGGTTGTACGCGTTAACATACACATCATATACACCAAATTGATAACTCCTTTGCCAGGGACCTCTTcagccacaaaaaaacaaaccgtAACTCGCGGGCCTGCACTGTACTTTAAAGCTGTAGTAAGTATGATTTCGTTACAATACTATTAGCCAGTATAATAGTTATTATATTGCAGTGCACGCTACGGATAATATGGGCGAGTAATGCTACTAGCCTAGCTAACTGCCCTCGGATTGACTTGGATTTGTTGATAGGCAGTTTGTGATCGTTAAGTTATCTTTTCCAGTTGGTTCAGATAGCTTGCTTGTAAATGAGCAAAGTTGCAAAACTGTTAAAACAGGTAAAACATCACAAGCTTTGCAGTAAAATTGAAGTATTGTCGGATTTTATGGAAAGCTAACTTACCCAACTGCTTGTCTGCACAGCAAAATATGTAACGTTATGCTTATTGCTACAGTCTAAGTTATGCAAAGTTTGTTAAGGTTTATGCAAATGTGAACTTTTTCGTCACAAACTTTGGCGAGTTAGTCTTAATGATTCACTGACGCTGTGATTTTCTTGTGTGAACAAGGATAAGCCACAAGAATAACAAAAGCAAATTAATCACAAGCTACCGAAACCCCACTAAGACTCTCTAGAAACGGCACGCGAGGATTCCGGAAGCGGTCATTCTGTAAATGTGAAGCGTCCTGAATACTGAAATGGGTTGTTTTCTGTGACCGGCATTTGAACCCGCAAGTATGTTCATTCCCATGAGCGATTTAAAGCAGATATCTTGCTTATTGCCATATATGTTGGCGATATTATATTATgatagttattttatttatgcaggTGCTGCATTGTGCGAAACGGCTGGTTTGGTGGGGTTTCAAATAACCCGGGGTTTACCTGCACGAAACTATGGAAACCACAAGCTCTGCCTATCAGGAGGAGGTTAGAGAGCTGTATATTCAATTTCATGCTACCTGTGTACCATATGATGATATCGTGGTCACTTTAGAAAAATATACAACGCATGTCTTTGATGGTTTGGGAGGTAGCTCTCCAAAGTGACTCTTAAGGAATGAGCCCCCCTGGATGAGGTCGGCCACTTCCTGCACAGCTCGGCGCCTCACCTGCATCGCTGATCC encodes the following:
- the homeza gene encoding LOW QUALITY PROTEIN: homeobox and leucine zipper encoding a (The sequence of the model RefSeq protein was modified relative to this genomic sequence to represent the inferred CDS: inserted 2 bases in 1 codon) gives rise to the protein MSVMATRAECERRMEAWQRPGGGEGGNATPRSYRGSHPNASGRPAPPSEHAAPADSEGAGPHGAAASFSTNHNAVVCLPLVSEGLKLVWTQSDQTRELDGVPELAQAFNLFPYPASRELALLARACALPLDKVKVWFMVQRIKYGISWASEEIEETRRKLAGPERLGTAGEEGEGEEAQEAQDVGEATHPKRAKYEPPARPHFRSSLPPPQDSYYYRPPEGPPPAPPAPPAAPGPPTPPGRAGRYKKSKAQLALLRSSFLRENWPAEAELRRLQGETGLSRNDIRKWFSDSRYQLRHGRGAGPPARNXATPPPPAQQLHPLPLLARQPPAGGGAKAGGGARGRVARSNGAGGGGGDAGFFENFLSSSLQAVTQEVRAAMDVEAEEEEEEEEEEEEEEVEGEGEEEVLSLEHLAAMEMKEEEEEEESEEEQPLQLIGNREDPEVNPPTTASTTSSSSSSSSPTPSVPNKRAVAGGNRPTKPAPSGTTTTTTTTTTTTPSSSSSSSSSSPGLTPAGRPRKTKAQLDVLKQHFLRCQWPRSEDYSRLVELTALPRADVIQWFGDTRYAVKNGQLRWVRGVRDGFMAALAAQRGAGARKRRSQEGGAAGGGPAGAGDAAVPDPGPLEAYRRQTGPLQEKDLDGLCRRSRMSYQQVRDWFAAQEGGASDGELNVTD
- the LOC133136659 gene encoding RING finger protein 212B-like, which encodes MDWLHCNFCFLLDGRNLAISSCGHITCERCVNPEHCNICGAICSYLPISDKMKPQEQLYFKDPLKLLQSRMEHISQIAVFQRRQKDRTISFFRHKALELERRLKEIMEQSYRELSELKQENVELKKPLSQRRASPGQFQSNQQPIQTQKPGTMCPDSAPLSVTQTPSSAFSSLSSLHDPRQSLRPPTSSSLDRR